From Cydia splendana chromosome 4, ilCydSple1.2, whole genome shotgun sequence, one genomic window encodes:
- the LOC134789454 gene encoding NADH dehydrogenase [ubiquinone] 1 alpha subcomplex subunit 5 translates to MGVIKKTTGLMGLAVAQNPHHTLGALYGKILRTLKRMPETSVYRKYTEQIVRERAAVLTQTKDVFEIEKAINCGQAEELIVQAENELNLARKMLNWKPWEDLVARAPKGQWDWPPTKQ, encoded by the exons ATGGGTGTTATAAAGAAg ACCACTGGCCTTATGGGGCTGGCTGTGGCGCAAAACCCTCACCACACCCTGGGTGCGCTGTACGGCAAGATCCTGCGAACCCTGAAGAGGATGCCAGAGACGTCCGTGTACCGCAAGTACACCGAGCAGATTGTGCGCGAGCGGGCTGCCGTGCTCACACAG ACTAAAGATGTGTTTGAAATTGAGAAGGCAATCAACTGTGGTCAAGCTGAAGAGCTCATCGTCCAAGCCGAAAACGAACTGAACCTGGCCAGGAAAATGCTGAACTGGAAGCCCTGGGAGGATCTTGTTGCCCGGGCACCCAAGGGCCAGTGGGACTGGCCACCCACTAAGCAATAG